The Oryzias latipes chromosome 1, ASM223467v1 genome contains a region encoding:
- the cep44 gene encoding centrosomal protein of 44 kDa isoform X1 — protein sequence MISTGDVQSGLRKLESLLRVIKYPEDVDYNKLSKGDPSAFLPIASFTLTTFSPPFAELLMTAGFELIGKTDLRFTDTLYKLLRDVFHYKPVLSKQQFFQLGFSQRKISFICDIINLVLQKHGQLKKPKVRRPVSHSDVGVEGHTVNPDPPSIFREPFIVNLAKTPSSITAIASSAEEFPSCPPHADVDSFISSTNEITNVPIAEEPSDGTVCLSGMESRLSALEVQVNQILSRFNKLDILEKRLEELENWKSTDKGDKEVITIPRESWENLMGRVLLLETKLDLKNPEFWEEDLKGMLGRITNMMKSTSGLLRQNESSDTALF from the exons ATGATTTCCACTGGAGATGTGCAGAGTGGTCTTCGTAAACTGGAAAGCCTTTTACGAGTGATCAAATACCCAGAGGATGTCGATTATAACAA GCTTTCCAAAGGAGATCCTTCAGCTTTTTTGCCAATCGCGAGCTTCACCCTCACCACCTTCTCTCCACCTTTTGCTGAGCTGCTCATGACAGCTGGATTTGAACTGATTGGGAAAACAGACCTCCGTTTCACAGATACTCTTTACAAG ttgcTCCGGGATGTTTTCCACTACAAGCCCGTACTCTCCAAACAGCAGTTCTTCCAGTTGGGTTTTTCTCAAAGGaaaatttctttcatttgtgaCATCATTAACTTGGTGCTGCAAAAACACGGCCAATTAAAAAAG CCCAAAGTCAGACGCCCTGTCTCACACAGTGATGTTGGAGTGGAAGGTCATACAGTAAACCCTGATCCTCCCAGT atcttcaGGGAGCCGTTTATTGTAAATCTGGCTAAAACTCCGTCCTCTATCACTGCAATCGCCTCCAGTGCAGAAGAGTTTCCGTCCTGTCCTCCTCATGCTGACGtggattccttcatttcttCTACAAATGAGATCACAAATGTACCAATAGCAGAGGAGCCCAGTGATGGCACTGTTTGT TTATCGGGGATGGAGAGCAGACTCTCAGCGTTGGAGGTTCAAGTGAATCAGATTTTATCTCGGTTCAACAAGCTGGACATTCTGGAGAAACGTCTGGAGGAACTTGAAAACTGGAAAAGCACCGACAAG GGGGACAAAGAAGTTATCACAATACCTCGAGAGAGCTGGGAAAACCTGATGGGCAGAGTTCTTCTACTGGAAACCAAACTAGACTTGAAAAATCCAGAA ttttggGAGGAAGACCTGAAGGGCATGCTGGGTAGGATAACAAACAT GATGAAGAGCACCTCTGGTCTGTTGAGACAgaatgaatcttctgacacagcaCTTTTTTAA
- the cep44 gene encoding centrosomal protein of 44 kDa isoform X2, with product MSIITIVIFSRLSKGDPSAFLPIASFTLTTFSPPFAELLMTAGFELIGKTDLRFTDTLYKLLRDVFHYKPVLSKQQFFQLGFSQRKISFICDIINLVLQKHGQLKKPKVRRPVSHSDVGVEGHTVNPDPPSIFREPFIVNLAKTPSSITAIASSAEEFPSCPPHADVDSFISSTNEITNVPIAEEPSDGTVCLSGMESRLSALEVQVNQILSRFNKLDILEKRLEELENWKSTDKGDKEVITIPRESWENLMGRVLLLETKLDLKNPEFWEEDLKGMLGRITNMMKSTSGLLRQNESSDTALF from the exons ATGTCGATTATAACAA ttgtaattttttccAGGCTTTCCAAAGGAGATCCTTCAGCTTTTTTGCCAATCGCGAGCTTCACCCTCACCACCTTCTCTCCACCTTTTGCTGAGCTGCTCATGACAGCTGGATTTGAACTGATTGGGAAAACAGACCTCCGTTTCACAGATACTCTTTACAAG ttgcTCCGGGATGTTTTCCACTACAAGCCCGTACTCTCCAAACAGCAGTTCTTCCAGTTGGGTTTTTCTCAAAGGaaaatttctttcatttgtgaCATCATTAACTTGGTGCTGCAAAAACACGGCCAATTAAAAAAG CCCAAAGTCAGACGCCCTGTCTCACACAGTGATGTTGGAGTGGAAGGTCATACAGTAAACCCTGATCCTCCCAGT atcttcaGGGAGCCGTTTATTGTAAATCTGGCTAAAACTCCGTCCTCTATCACTGCAATCGCCTCCAGTGCAGAAGAGTTTCCGTCCTGTCCTCCTCATGCTGACGtggattccttcatttcttCTACAAATGAGATCACAAATGTACCAATAGCAGAGGAGCCCAGTGATGGCACTGTTTGT TTATCGGGGATGGAGAGCAGACTCTCAGCGTTGGAGGTTCAAGTGAATCAGATTTTATCTCGGTTCAACAAGCTGGACATTCTGGAGAAACGTCTGGAGGAACTTGAAAACTGGAAAAGCACCGACAAG GGGGACAAAGAAGTTATCACAATACCTCGAGAGAGCTGGGAAAACCTGATGGGCAGAGTTCTTCTACTGGAAACCAAACTAGACTTGAAAAATCCAGAA ttttggGAGGAAGACCTGAAGGGCATGCTGGGTAGGATAACAAACAT GATGAAGAGCACCTCTGGTCTGTTGAGACAgaatgaatcttctgacacagcaCTTTTTTAA
- the cep44 gene encoding centrosomal protein of 44 kDa isoform X3, giving the protein MISTGDVQSGLRKLESLLRVIKYPEDVDYNKLSKGDPSAFLPIASFTLTTFSPPFAELLMTAGFELIGKTDLRFTDTLYKLLRDVFHYKPVLSKQQFFQLGFSQRKISFICDIINLVLQKHGQLKKPKVRRPVSHSDVGVEGHTVNPDPPSIFREPFIVNLAKTPSSITAIASSAEEFPSCPPHADVDSFISSTNEITNVPIAEEPSDGTVCLSGMESRLSALEVQVNQILSRFNKLDILEKRLEELENWKSTDKGDKEVITIPRESWENLMGRVLLLETKLDLKNPEFWEEDLKGMLG; this is encoded by the exons ATGATTTCCACTGGAGATGTGCAGAGTGGTCTTCGTAAACTGGAAAGCCTTTTACGAGTGATCAAATACCCAGAGGATGTCGATTATAACAA GCTTTCCAAAGGAGATCCTTCAGCTTTTTTGCCAATCGCGAGCTTCACCCTCACCACCTTCTCTCCACCTTTTGCTGAGCTGCTCATGACAGCTGGATTTGAACTGATTGGGAAAACAGACCTCCGTTTCACAGATACTCTTTACAAG ttgcTCCGGGATGTTTTCCACTACAAGCCCGTACTCTCCAAACAGCAGTTCTTCCAGTTGGGTTTTTCTCAAAGGaaaatttctttcatttgtgaCATCATTAACTTGGTGCTGCAAAAACACGGCCAATTAAAAAAG CCCAAAGTCAGACGCCCTGTCTCACACAGTGATGTTGGAGTGGAAGGTCATACAGTAAACCCTGATCCTCCCAGT atcttcaGGGAGCCGTTTATTGTAAATCTGGCTAAAACTCCGTCCTCTATCACTGCAATCGCCTCCAGTGCAGAAGAGTTTCCGTCCTGTCCTCCTCATGCTGACGtggattccttcatttcttCTACAAATGAGATCACAAATGTACCAATAGCAGAGGAGCCCAGTGATGGCACTGTTTGT TTATCGGGGATGGAGAGCAGACTCTCAGCGTTGGAGGTTCAAGTGAATCAGATTTTATCTCGGTTCAACAAGCTGGACATTCTGGAGAAACGTCTGGAGGAACTTGAAAACTGGAAAAGCACCGACAAG GGGGACAAAGAAGTTATCACAATACCTCGAGAGAGCTGGGAAAACCTGATGGGCAGAGTTCTTCTACTGGAAACCAAACTAGACTTGAAAAATCCAGAA ttttggGAGGAAGACCTGAAGGGCATGCTGG GATGA
- the fbxo8 gene encoding F-box only protein 8: protein MGQALWRLSPRQQQQLQEELADQLAERGGGKQEHGRDGGAQRRTAQHCYSPDIYHLLRTRRGGKEQSGFIDLEMLPPELGITILSYLNATDLCLAGCVWQDLGNDEYLWQGLCKSTWGHCSIYNKRLRAGFSYRRLYLQLDEGSLTFNANPQEGISYFMSKGILVDHPKELAKFIFYTRRLNWKMLRIYLDERRDVLDELVTLHNFSNQFLPNALREFFRHIHAPEERGEYLETLITKFSHRFCTCNPALVRDLGLNPDAVYVLCYSLILLSIDLTSPHVKNKMSKREFIRNTRRAAHNVSEDFVGHLYDNIYLIGHVAA, encoded by the exons ATGGGTCAGGCACTTTGGAGGCTTTCTCCcagacaacagcagcagcttcaggaaGAGCTGGCCGACCAACTTGCTGAAAGAGGAGGTGGAAAACAAGAGCATG GCAGGGATGGAGGTGCACAAAGAAGAACTGCCCAGCACTGCTACAGCCCCGATATTTACCATCTGCTAAGAACTCGGAGAGGAG GTAAAGAGCAGTCTGGTTTTATAGACCTGGAGATGCTTCCACCTGAGCTTGGCATCACCATTCTCTCCTACCTGAATGCTACTGATCTGTGTCTGGCTGGCTGTGTCTGGCAGGACCTGGGGAACGACGAGTATCTGTGGCAGGG GCTCTGCAAGTCCACATGGGGACACTGCTCTATCTACAACAAAAGACTGCGTGCAGGTTTTTCTTATCGCAGACTCTACCTGCAACTAGATGAAGGCAGCCTGACATTCAACGCAAACCCACAAGAG GGTATCAGTTATTTCATGTCTAAAGGTATTCTAGTGGATCATCCAAAAGAGCTGGCAAAGTTCATTTTTTACACCCGGCGTCTCAACTGGAAGATGCTGAGGATTTATCTGGATGAGAG GCGGGATGTTTTGGATGAATTGGTGACCCTACATAACTTCAGTAACCAGTTCCTTCCGAATGCTCTGCGAGAATTCTTCCGACACATTCACGCCCCTGAGGAGCGAGGAGAGTATCTAGAGACCTTGATTACAAAGTTCAGTCACAGGTTCTGCACCTGCAACCCTGCTCTTGTACGTGACCTTGGCCTTAATCCTG ATGCCGTTTACGTGCTGTGCTACAGTCTGATCTTACTGTCCATTGACCTCACCAGCCCGCACGTGAAGAACAAGATGTCAAAGAGGGAGTTCATCAGGAACACTCGCAGAGCTGCACATAACGTCTCAGAGGACTTTGTAGGCCATCTTTATGATAACATTTACCTGATTGGCCACGTGGCTGCGTAG